The genome window ATTATGACAAACAAAAAACCTCAAGTGATTCACTTGAGGTTTTTTGTTTATTTTTCTGCTTCTATAGTATTATTTAAGCTATTCTTTTGATTTTTTTGACGCTCTTTTTCTTCGTCAGATAATTTATCTTCAAGATTCTTTTTCACATCATTCAGCATATCTTTGAATTTTTCGGGCTGCATCATATAATATTTGTAGCTCTCAGAAAATTGATGAAACGTGATATCATAACTTTTCATAATATCTACGGCATCTTTTGCTAAATCTATACTTTGATCTTGGTTTTGAGTAGGAAACATCTGTAGACCTTGTTGACTAATGTATAAATCTGTAAGAATATCAATCATTTCAGATTGATTGATGAGATCTTTTGGTTTGTCGTAATTTTTTGGTGCGCAACTAAAAATACTCAAAAAAATCAGTGATAAAAAGATTATGTTTTTCATAATTTACCAAATATTTTTCTTAATCGTAACGAAATTACACCAAAAACGGCTTCTCCAATAATATCAGAACTAATTTTTGATTCGCCTAAAGTTCTGTCTGTAAAAATAATAGGAACTTCTTTTAGCTTAAATTTCTTAATCCACGTTTTATACTTCATTTCAATCTGAAAACCATAACCTTTGAATTGTATTTTATCCAAATCCAAAGATTTCAACACGTTTGCTTTATAACCAACAAAACCTGCTGTAGCGTCATGTACAGGTAATCGCGTGATGATGCTCACATATTTCGACGCAAAATATGACAATAAAACTCTGTTCATTGGCCAATTCACAACATTTACACCGTTAGAATAGCGTGAGCCAATTGCTAAATCGGCACCATCTGCTAAGGCTTGGTATAAGCGAGGTAAATCATTTGGATTGTGTGAAAAATCGGCATCCATTTCGAAAATATATTCGTAATTATTTGCCAAAGCCCATTTAAATCCATGTACATAAGCGCGTCCTAAACCATCTTTTGTGGTACGAATTTCTAAATGCAAACGTCCATTAAATTCAGGAATCAAACGTTTTACAATATCATTCGTTCCATCTGGAGAACTGTCGTCAACAATAAGCACATCAAATGCTCCGTCAACAGCCAAAGCTGCACGAATAATGGCTTCTATGTTTTCTTTTTCGTTGTAGGTCGGGATAATAACTAATTTGTCCGACATAAATATTATTTTGTGGGCATAAAGATAGTTATAAGATTGTTAGTCTTTTGTATTTTTGAAAAAATTATGAAAACAAACGATTTAATCTCGATAGGAAAAAATACACTTGGCAATGACACTGTTCTTATTGCTTTGACGGTGTGTTTGTTATTGGTTTGTGCAGCAAAATACTTGTTTGCGAAAAATTTCAAAACGCTAGATAATAAAACCGAATACATGAGTTTTACGGATGATAATACGACGTTATTTAGTTTTATTGTTAATGGTGTGACGGTTTTGCTGATAAGTTTGTTGTTGGTTTCGTATTTTGATATTACATATAATCATATTCCAAATTTTAAGTTTTATTATCTTTCACGTGTCGGAATTACCTTTGGTGTAATTAGTTTGATAATGCTTTTTAGGTTGATGATTGAGGTAATTTTTTATCGTGTTTTCTACGAATCTAGTTCTGTTTCATATTTTATGAAAAGTTCGAGTTTTGTCAATGCAAAAAATGTTTTACTCTTACTTATTATTTGTTTTTTGTTTTTTTACACACAAATTAACAAAGATTACTTGATGGTGATTGGCTTTATTTTGTTGTTTTTGAATAGAATATTCGAAATTTATCATATATACGCAAAACAAATAAGTGACAATAAATCAGTTTGGTATTATAATATTTTGTACCTTTGCACCCTAGAAATTTTACCTATAATGGTATTAGCAAAACTATTAATTGTAGGTAAAGTAATCTAAAATTACTATGAAA of Empedobacter falsenii contains these proteins:
- a CDS encoding DUF4296 domain-containing protein; the protein is MKNIIFLSLIFLSIFSCAPKNYDKPKDLINQSEMIDILTDLYISQQGLQMFPTQNQDQSIDLAKDAVDIMKSYDITFHQFSESYKYYMMQPEKFKDMLNDVKKNLEDKLSDEEKERQKNQKNSLNNTIEAEK
- a CDS encoding polyprenol monophosphomannose synthase translates to MSDKLVIIPTYNEKENIEAIIRAALAVDGAFDVLIVDDSSPDGTNDIVKRLIPEFNGRLHLEIRTTKDGLGRAYVHGFKWALANNYEYIFEMDADFSHNPNDLPRLYQALADGADLAIGSRYSNGVNVVNWPMNRVLLSYFASKYVSIITRLPVHDATAGFVGYKANVLKSLDLDKIQFKGYGFQIEMKYKTWIKKFKLKEVPIIFTDRTLGESKISSDIIGEAVFGVISLRLRKIFGKL
- a CDS encoding DUF4271 domain-containing protein, with translation MKTNDLISIGKNTLGNDTVLIALTVCLLLVCAAKYLFAKNFKTLDNKTEYMSFTDDNTTLFSFIVNGVTVLLISLLLVSYFDITYNHIPNFKFYYLSRVGITFGVISLIMLFRLMIEVIFYRVFYESSSVSYFMKSSSFVNAKNVLLLLIICFLFFYTQINKDYLMVIGFILLFLNRIFEIYHIYAKQISDNKSVWYYNILYLCTLEILPIMVLAKLLIVGKVI